A region of the Planctomycetota bacterium genome:
CGATTCTTCCAGCGCATCAACCGCGCTTTCGGCGTCAGCGAAGACTTTTACTGTCATCTCAAATGAATCCTTGTTGGGTTCGGCAAGCGGCGTCTTCTCATCGTTTTTCCCCTCCTGTTTTTCCGGCCGGACGGTAAAACAGCCCGCCCCGCCTTCAAGCGCGCCTTTCGGGAAAAAGCGGGCCAGCCATTCGGCGCTGTTAAATTCAACTATCTGGTTGCCGTTCACCTCTTTGACAACCCGGAATTTGTATGAGCCAATATGTTTGCCTTTCCTGATTATTTCCTTGGGTTTTTCCCGGCCGGGAGTTTGCTCCTCGGGTTTACTTTTCATTTTGTAGTCGAGGTTTAAATAGATAGTATTATCTGTGGTAAGCTTGGAATCCATATCCGAAGATTCCAGTTCTTCGATTTTCCTCCTGATGGTTTCCTTAAGCAGTGATTTATAGAGTTCGTCAAGCTCGTTTTGGTCGGACGAGGTTTTATCGTCATCCGAAGCGCCGGTAACGATATCTTCTGCTTTAAGGTCTGGGCAAACCGCCGCTAAACACATTAGCGTAATAAGCAAGGTAAATATTTTAATATGCTTTGGCATAAAGATAATCTCTTTCCTTAATGGGTAGTGTAAGATATTTTGGACGGGGTGTCAAGCGAAATTATGCCTGCCGTATCCCCATTCTCAATCTTCTTGACAAATCAGGCGTTTTGGATATAATATGCGGGTTTGAAGTATAGGTTTAACCGGATTAATGAATATATCCCGCTTAACTACGTTGCGGGACGCCCGATTATATGATTAGGTGGAACGGGCGCTGATAAAGCTGATGATATTTTTGAACTGTCCCACTCCGTCCCCCGACGTTACGTCGGGAGACTGCGGGGACGCTTGATTTATACTTGATTTTAGTAGAAGCGGAGGTTATTGTCTATGCCCAAAGAAATCAGATACGATGAGAATGCATGGAAATCCCTTAAAACCGGTATTGAAAAATCAGCCCGGGCAATCAAATTCAGCCTGGGACCCAGAGGACGCAACGTCATGCTCGACCAGGGCTGGGGCAGTCCCAAGATAATCAAGGACGGCAACGACATCGCCGATGAAATCGAGCTTTCCGACCCTTACGAAAACCTCGCCGCCAATATGGTCAAGCAGGCCGCTTCCAAAACCAATGACATGACCGGCGACGGCTCCACCACAACCGTGGTCCTGACCGAAGCCATCTTTATGGAAAGCTTAAAGCACGTCAATTCCGGCGCCAACCCAATGGCCGTCAGCCGCGGCATCGGCAAGGCCGCCGATTTCGTCATCAAGGAACTCAAGAAAGCCTCCAAGCCCGTAACTTCCAACGAACAGATTAAATATATCGCCACGGTCGCCGCGGGGAACTCTCCCGCCGTGGGCGAGATGCTCGCCAACGCCATGAAAAAGGTCTCCAAAGACGGCGTCATAACCATCGAGGAAGGCAAAGGCATAGAAACCGAAACGAAAATAGTCGAAGGCATGCAGTTCGACCGCGGATATATCTCACCTTATTTCATCACCGACCAGGAAAACCTGAAGGTGGAGCTAAACGAGCCTTACATCCTGGTTTACGAAGAGAAACTTGCCAGCACCATAGACTTAATCCCGCTACTGGAAAAGATAGCCCAGACCAAAAAGCCGCTTTTGATTATCGCGGACGAGGTGGAAGGCGATGCGCTGGCAATGCTCGTGGTCAATAAGACCAAAGGCATCCTCCAATGCGCCGCGGTCAAGGCGCCCGGCTACGGCGACCGCAGGAAGGAAATGCTGGAAGATATCGCCATCATGACTGATGCCGAAGCGATTTATAAGGATTTGGGCATAGATTTAAAGACGCTCTCCCTTGATAAACTGGGGCGCGCCAAAAAGGTGGTCATAGATTCGGAAAACACGACCCTGATGGAAGGCGCCGGCGCAACTAAGAAAATAGAGGCGCGGATAGCATCCATCCGTAAGGAAATAGAAAGAAACGATTCGGATTACGATAAAGAAAAACTGCAGGAACGTTTAGCGCGCTTAGCGGGCGGAATCGCCCAGGTGAATGTCGGCGCGGCAACGGAATCCGAACTTAAGGAAAAGAAATCGCGCGCGGAATCCGCCCTCCACGCAGTCAAGGCCGCTAATGAGGAAGGCTTTGTCACCGGTGGCGGAGTTACACTCTTAAAGCTTGCGGAGAAACTCGACAGCCTGAAACTGTCGGGAGATGAACAGCTCGGAACGGAAATAATGAAAAAGGCCTTGGCCATGCCCATCAGGCACATCGCCGGCAATGCCGGGCAGGATGGGTCATTGGTTATCAGGAAGATGGAACAATCCAAGGATGTTAATTTCGGCTACGACGCGGATAAAGAGGAGTTTACGGATTTGGCAAAGCGCGGGATACTGGACCCGGCGAAGGTCGTCCGTTGCGCCATCCAGAACGCTTCCAGCGTCGCCCAGCTTATTTTGACGGCAGGGGCGGCGATTATTGAAGCGCCTGAGGAAGAAGAGAAAGACGAAGAAACGCGGGGAGAATAACGACACACCCCTCACTCCCCTCTTATTAGAGGGGACTTAAATATCCCCTCTTGAGAGGGGGCAGGGGGTGTGTTACCGAAGGCTTTATTGTTTTAGAGTTACTAAATAGACTATGTTAAACAAAGCTTTATTGGTGCTAATCGGTTTCGCTATCGCATTCAGCGGGGTTAATCCATCCTTCGCTAAGGAGGAAAAGGAAAAAGTTCCCAAGGGCTTGAAGACAAAGACGGAAATAAACTATGAATTTAAAAAAGAATCAGGCAAATACAAAAAGACCTTATACGCTAAGAGTATTTACCAATACGATATTAAGGGTAAAGAAACTGATCGGAGCGTTTATAATACAGATGGTAAGTTAGCATCTAAGATACTTTTAAAATATGATAACAATGGCAATAAGATTGAATGGGATTTGTATGATGCCAATGATAAGTTAAAAAGCAAAGACCGTTATGAATATGATAACAAAGGCAATTGTATTCAGCTGGCTCAATACGATGGTGATGCTAAATTAACATGGAAAGCTCTTGCCAAATATGACGACAAAGGCAATATGATTGAGTTTGCTGTATATGCGATAAAGGAAGAATCCGGCAAGGAACAGGAAATCTTGGTATCCCAGACAAACTGGGAATATGAGTTTTATCCGGAGGAGAAGAAATAGTTATTAGAGTATATGTTATAACCGTTACCCCCCTCTGTCATTCCCGTGGAAACGGGAATCCAGAAGAGGGAATAACTGGATTCCTGCTTGCGCAGGAATGACCCCATTCAAAGATGTTAATTAATATTTAGTAAGAAGGAGTAAAACCATGAAAATAAGGCCGTTGAGCGACAAGATTGTGGTAAAACCATTAGAAGGCGAAACAAAGACTAAGGGCGGAATCGTCCTGCCGGATAACGCCAAGGAAAAACCCCAGAAGGGCGAAGTCATCGCCGTGGGCGAAGGCAGAGTCCTTAAGAACGGATCACTTGCCAAGCCGGTCGTTAAAAAAGGCGATATGGTTATCTACGGAAAATATTCCGGCAACGAGATGAAACTCGATGAAACCACCTATGTTATTATGAAGGAAGACGAGGTGCTGGCCAAGATAGAATAGATAACAGAATACCAGAAAACCAGATTATCAGATGAATAATTCATCAGAGATTTAACCCTCTGATATTCTGATGATCTGATATACTGATGCTCATTTATAAAAGGAGGAACTATGCCCAAACAAATAATGTTCGATGATGCCGCCTGGCAAAAGGTGCGTACCGGAATCGCCAAAATCACGGATACCATGAAAGTGACTTTAGGACCGACCGGCAAGAACGTCATTATCCAGAAATCTTTCGGCAATCCGGAAACCGCCAACGACGGCAAGACGATTGCCAAGGAAGTGGAGCTTCCTGACCCATTCGAGAATATGGGCGCCAAGATGATTGCCGAAGCCGCCGAGAAAACCGCCGAGGTAGTCGGCGACGGCACAACGACAGCGGCGATACTCACCCAGTATATCTATGAAAACGGCTTAAGGTATGTCGTTTTCTGCGCGAATCCTTCCTACATTAAAAAGGGAATCGACCGGGCAGTCGCGCTCACTGTTGAAAAGCTTAAAGGGATGTCCGTTCCAATCAAGAATAAATCCGATTACCAGAAAATCGCGACCATCTCGGCAAACCACGACGAAACCGCCGGCAAACTCATCGCGGACGCGATAGAGAAAGTCGGCAAGGAAGGCGTCATCACCGTGGAAGAAAGCAAAGGCCGCGAGACGACGCTTGAATTCGCTGAAGGAATGGATTTTGACAAGGGCTATATCTCGCCCTACTTCATAAATAAAGCGGATAACTTCACCGCGGAGCTTTCCGACCCGTATATCCTTATCAGCGAAAAGAAAATAACCAACGCGCAGGAACTCCTGCCGATACTGCAGAAAATACTCCTGACCGGCAAGCCTCTCCTTATCATCGCCGAGGAATTGGAAGGCGACGCGATGACGCTTCTGGTAACCAATAAACTGCAGAATGTCCTCTCCGTCTGCGCG
Encoded here:
- the groL gene encoding chaperonin GroEL (60 kDa chaperone family; promotes refolding of misfolded polypeptides especially under stressful conditions; forms two stacked rings of heptamers to form a barrel-shaped 14mer; ends can be capped by GroES; misfolded proteins enter the barrel where they are refolded when GroES binds), with the translated sequence MPKEIRYDENAWKSLKTGIEKSARAIKFSLGPRGRNVMLDQGWGSPKIIKDGNDIADEIELSDPYENLAANMVKQAASKTNDMTGDGSTTTVVLTEAIFMESLKHVNSGANPMAVSRGIGKAADFVIKELKKASKPVTSNEQIKYIATVAAGNSPAVGEMLANAMKKVSKDGVITIEEGKGIETETKIVEGMQFDRGYISPYFITDQENLKVELNEPYILVYEEKLASTIDLIPLLEKIAQTKKPLLIIADEVEGDALAMLVVNKTKGILQCAAVKAPGYGDRRKEMLEDIAIMTDAEAIYKDLGIDLKTLSLDKLGRAKKVVIDSENTTLMEGAGATKKIEARIASIRKEIERNDSDYDKEKLQERLARLAGGIAQVNVGAATESELKEKKSRAESALHAVKAANEEGFVTGGGVTLLKLAEKLDSLKLSGDEQLGTEIMKKALAMPIRHIAGNAGQDGSLVIRKMEQSKDVNFGYDADKEEFTDLAKRGILDPAKVVRCAIQNASSVAQLILTAGAAIIEAPEEEEKDEETRGE
- a CDS encoding co-chaperone GroES, which translates into the protein MKIRPLSDKIVVKPLEGETKTKGGIVLPDNAKEKPQKGEVIAVGEGRVLKNGSLAKPVVKKGDMVIYGKYSGNEMKLDETTYVIMKEDEVLAKIE
- the groL gene encoding chaperonin GroEL (60 kDa chaperone family; promotes refolding of misfolded polypeptides especially under stressful conditions; forms two stacked rings of heptamers to form a barrel-shaped 14mer; ends can be capped by GroES; misfolded proteins enter the barrel where they are refolded when GroES binds); protein product: MPKQIMFDDAAWQKVRTGIAKITDTMKVTLGPTGKNVIIQKSFGNPETANDGKTIAKEVELPDPFENMGAKMIAEAAEKTAEVVGDGTTTAAILTQYIYENGLRYVVFCANPSYIKKGIDRAVALTVEKLKGMSVPIKNKSDYQKIATISANHDETAGKLIADAIEKVGKEGVITVEESKGRETTLEFAEGMDFDKGYISPYFINKADNFTAELSDPYILISEKKITNAQELLPILQKILLTGKPLLIIAEELEGDAMTLLVTNKLQNVLSVCAVKAPAFGDRKKAMLEDIAAVTGGEMLSEESGRKLENITLDELGRAKMVRVEKEKTTIIEGYGEKKAINARIEQIRKLLKTTTSDYDKEKYEERLAKIQGGVALIKVGAPTEPAMKEKKAAVENSVHAVKAARDEGILPGGGIAYLRIIPDLKKLEKSVDDENEKIGVRIVAEALKTPLRQIAINSGHDGSAIVEEAAEGKGNTGFNAMTGKFVDMLDEGIVDPTKTMRLALQNAASIAGMMLTSRTMITDLKEKKEQIEGSVK